The following are from one region of the Synechococcus sp. CBW1108 genome:
- a CDS encoding heme oxygenase (biliverdin-producing): MAVALASQLREGTKKAHTMAENTGFVSCFLKGVVDKASYRTLVADLYFVYSAMEEEIGRLRAEGHPVVGPVGFPELNRCETLEQDLAYYFGESWRSAVKATPAAQEYAARLHQLAKEAPELLVGHHYTRYIGDLSGGQILKNIAQKAMNLGEHDGLRFYEFDAIPDEKAFKINYRATLDALPLDQAMADRIVEEANHAFHLNMKMFQELEGSLIAAIGKVLFGFLTRRQRAGSTEVVAA, from the coding sequence ATGGCTGTTGCTCTCGCCTCCCAACTGCGTGAAGGCACCAAAAAAGCCCACACGATGGCGGAGAACACCGGCTTCGTGAGCTGCTTCCTCAAGGGGGTGGTGGATAAGGCCAGCTACCGCACCCTGGTGGCCGACCTTTATTTCGTCTACTCCGCCATGGAAGAGGAGATCGGGCGCCTGCGGGCCGAGGGGCATCCGGTGGTCGGCCCGGTGGGCTTCCCGGAGCTGAACCGCTGCGAAACCCTCGAGCAGGATCTCGCCTATTACTTCGGTGAAAGCTGGCGCAGTGCAGTGAAGGCCACGCCTGCCGCCCAGGAGTATGCGGCTCGCTTGCATCAGTTGGCCAAGGAGGCCCCCGAGCTGCTGGTGGGTCACCACTACACCCGATATATCGGCGATCTGAGCGGCGGTCAGATCCTCAAGAACATCGCCCAGAAGGCGATGAATCTGGGCGAGCACGATGGCCTGCGTTTTTATGAGTTCGACGCTATCCCCGACGAGAAGGCCTTCAAGATCAACTACCGCGCCACCCTTGATGCCCTGCCGCTCGACCAGGCCATGGCCGATCGGATTGTGGAGGAGGCCAACCACGCCTTCCATCTGAACATGAAGATGTTCCAGGAGCTGGAGGGCAGCCTTATCGCCGCCATCGGCAAGGTGCTCTTTGGCTTCCTCACTCGCCGCCAGCGGGCCGGCAGCACCGAGGTGGTGGCGGCCTGA
- a CDS encoding NAD-dependent epimerase/dehydratase family protein — MTSTPDLASLYQLLSLQERPILPSGERRAILGCGYVGEAVAKSWKQQGHALWGTTTRRERLVELADLVENPLVFDSTDPFSSLDFAADLEGILVSFAPSKSSSVELSQYEQTFLGGLQRLIETLSRRPVGSPLQLVHLSSCGVYGNRQGALTSEGDPTDSNHPVNSVLVRAEQMVASVRSESIKVCVLRLGGIYGPGRDIPGMLLSAAGGLVQRNGLNVPCWIHRDDIVRGINFAFDQGLDDTYNLVNDTQYNGQELTDRLCERAGLPLAKWLTRDTSDRILNARVSNAKLKQLGFSFAHPCMLG, encoded by the coding sequence ATGACTTCTACCCCAGACCTGGCCTCCCTCTACCAGCTGCTGTCGCTCCAGGAGCGCCCCATCCTGCCCTCGGGTGAGCGTCGCGCGATCCTGGGTTGCGGCTACGTGGGCGAAGCGGTTGCCAAATCCTGGAAGCAGCAGGGGCATGCACTTTGGGGCACTACAACCCGGCGTGAACGCTTGGTAGAGCTGGCCGACTTAGTCGAGAACCCGTTGGTTTTTGATTCCACGGATCCCTTCAGCAGCCTGGATTTCGCAGCAGATCTCGAAGGCATTTTGGTGTCCTTCGCTCCGTCGAAGAGTTCCAGTGTTGAGCTGAGCCAATACGAGCAGACCTTTCTTGGCGGCCTGCAACGGCTGATCGAAACGCTAAGCAGGCGGCCTGTCGGCTCGCCCCTGCAGCTTGTGCACCTCAGCAGCTGTGGCGTGTATGGCAATCGGCAGGGAGCGCTCACAAGTGAGGGCGATCCAACCGATTCGAATCATCCCGTGAATTCCGTGCTCGTGAGGGCAGAGCAGATGGTCGCTTCGGTTCGTTCAGAGTCTATTAAGGTCTGCGTGTTGCGCCTCGGTGGCATATACGGGCCTGGCCGCGATATTCCGGGCATGTTGCTCAGTGCCGCTGGCGGCCTGGTGCAGCGCAATGGCCTGAATGTGCCGTGCTGGATTCACCGCGACGACATCGTTCGGGGCATCAACTTTGCCTTTGACCAAGGTCTGGATGACACGTACAACCTGGTCAACGACACCCAGTACAACGGCCAGGAGCTCACAGATCGGCTGTGTGAGCGCGCTGGCTTGCCACTAGCCAAGTGGTTGACCAGAGACACCAGCGATCGAATCCTCAATGCGCGGGTTAGTAATGCGAAGCTGAAACAGCTTGGCTTCAGCTTTGCTCATCCCTGCATGCTGGGCTGA
- the hemH gene encoding ferrochelatase, translating to MAKVGVLLLNLGGPERIQDVGPFLYNLFSDPEIIRLPNPALQKPLAWLISSLRASKSQDAYRSIGGGSPLRRITGQQARELQSSLRLLGIEATTYVAMRYWHPFTESAVADIKADAVDEVVVLPLYPQFSISTSGSSFRELQRLRQSDSVFAALPIRCIRSYYDNRGYIGAMAGLIAREIQACPDPASAHVFFSAHGVPRSYVEEAGDPYQGEIETCARLIIENLEATLGHSNSFTLAYQSRVGPVEWLKPYTDEALEELGRQGVKDLVVVPISFVSEHIETLEEIDIEYRKLAFESGITNFRRVPALDTNPAFIQGLARLVQHALEGPEVNLDQAAALPSTVKLYPQDKWSWGWNNSSEVWNGRLAMLGLSAFLVELIRGSGPLHALGLL from the coding sequence ATGGCCAAGGTAGGCGTGCTCTTGCTGAACCTCGGGGGTCCGGAGCGCATCCAGGACGTCGGCCCTTTTCTCTACAACCTGTTCTCGGATCCGGAAATCATCCGGCTACCCAACCCGGCCCTGCAGAAACCACTGGCCTGGCTGATCAGTAGCCTGCGGGCGAGTAAGTCGCAGGATGCTTATCGCTCCATTGGGGGCGGCTCACCACTGCGGCGAATCACTGGGCAGCAGGCGCGGGAGTTGCAGAGTAGCCTCCGCCTGCTTGGGATCGAGGCCACCACCTACGTGGCAATGCGCTACTGGCACCCCTTCACCGAATCGGCGGTGGCAGACATCAAAGCCGACGCCGTGGATGAGGTAGTGGTGCTGCCTCTTTACCCCCAATTCTCAATTAGCACCAGCGGCTCCAGCTTCAGGGAGCTTCAGCGTCTTCGCCAGTCTGATTCTGTTTTTGCAGCTTTGCCGATCCGATGCATCCGCAGCTATTATGATAACCGGGGTTACATCGGCGCCATGGCCGGGCTGATAGCGCGCGAGATCCAGGCCTGCCCAGACCCTGCCAGCGCGCACGTGTTCTTCAGTGCCCACGGCGTGCCTAGGAGCTACGTGGAGGAAGCGGGAGATCCATACCAAGGGGAGATCGAGACCTGCGCCCGGCTGATCATCGAGAATCTGGAGGCCACATTGGGCCACAGCAACTCTTTCACCCTCGCGTACCAGAGCAGGGTGGGCCCTGTGGAGTGGCTTAAGCCCTACACCGACGAGGCATTGGAGGAGCTGGGACGGCAGGGTGTGAAGGATCTGGTAGTTGTGCCGATCAGTTTTGTGAGCGAACACATCGAGACCCTCGAAGAGATTGACATCGAGTACCGCAAGCTGGCTTTCGAGTCGGGCATCACTAATTTTCGCCGTGTTCCTGCGCTCGACACCAACCCTGCGTTCATCCAGGGGCTTGCGCGACTCGTTCAACATGCCCTGGAAGGGCCCGAAGTGAATCTTGACCAGGCGGCCGCTCTGCCCAGCACTGTCAAGCTATACCCCCAAGATAAGTGGTCTTGGGGCTGGAACAACAGCTCCGAAGTGTGGAATGGCCGCTTAGCTATGCTCGGACTCTCCGCTTTTCTAGTGGAGCTGATCAGGGGCAGTGGGCCTCTTCATGCCCTCGGCTTGCTGTGA
- a CDS encoding phycoerythrobilin:ferredoxin oxidoreductase, whose product MTAPQRCSLDQVRIANWRWQPFLDHAVELLQALEPAAYPVPEQFLQKIGSTGSKAQPVVVQTATWACQTNKLRQVRAACVEAGPAASVLNLVINPHCRFDLPFFGADLVTLPSGHLLALDLQPVDRSDSLHTQPVWDRLLPIFNSWKPHLPDGGPIPAEAEPYFSPAFLWTRLPLGAASDELIATVIFQAFAEYLKLYLQLVHEAAPVADDRSAILLNGQRRYTSYRAEKDPARGMLSRFHGAEWTETYIHEVLFDLDRHYPE is encoded by the coding sequence ATGACAGCACCGCAAAGATGCAGTCTTGATCAGGTCAGAATCGCCAATTGGCGTTGGCAGCCCTTTCTTGATCATGCAGTCGAATTGCTTCAAGCGTTGGAGCCAGCGGCCTACCCCGTGCCGGAGCAGTTTCTGCAAAAAATCGGATCCACAGGTTCGAAGGCGCAGCCGGTAGTTGTGCAAACTGCAACTTGGGCCTGTCAAACCAACAAGCTTCGCCAGGTGAGGGCCGCCTGCGTGGAAGCGGGGCCAGCAGCGTCCGTGCTGAACCTAGTTATCAATCCCCACTGCCGTTTTGATCTGCCTTTCTTCGGAGCCGATTTGGTCACGCTGCCCTCAGGCCATCTGCTAGCCCTTGACCTGCAGCCAGTCGACCGCAGCGATTCCCTCCATACCCAACCTGTCTGGGATCGCTTGCTCCCAATTTTTAACAGCTGGAAACCTCACTTACCCGATGGCGGGCCTATTCCTGCCGAGGCGGAACCTTACTTTTCGCCTGCATTTCTCTGGACCCGCCTGCCTTTGGGAGCAGCCTCCGATGAGCTGATCGCCACCGTTATATTTCAAGCCTTTGCTGAGTACTTAAAACTTTATTTACAACTCGTGCATGAAGCGGCTCCCGTAGCAGATGATCGCTCAGCGATATTGCTCAATGGCCAACGGCGCTACACCAGCTACCGGGCAGAGAAAGACCCGGCAAGAGGGATGCTCAGCCGCTTTCATGGCGCAGAATGGACCGAAACATATATCCATGAGGTGTTGTTTGATCTGGATAGACACTACCCTGAGTAA
- a CDS encoding 15,16-dihydrobiliverdin:ferredoxin oxidoreductase — MFDPFLQELNSKLELSGAQPVAPPEGLAECRSLKRQSVIQSWLWNMPGFRRWRVTRLDAGDSLQVLNSVAYPEFNNDQPLMGIDLLWFGTRGKLVAVLDFQPLLQDQNYLDAYYQGLKDLISRHPDLHGAEAMRSFDPNQYFSPWLLFCRGGAEEAQESLPRAFTAFLDCYWQLSAEAGQRTSIVTAERVRSLQEAYDVYSAERDPAHGLFSSHFGKAWSDRFLHEFLFPSSKQ; from the coding sequence ATGTTTGACCCTTTTTTGCAAGAGCTCAATAGCAAGCTGGAACTGTCGGGAGCGCAGCCCGTTGCCCCACCCGAGGGGCTAGCTGAGTGTCGCTCCCTGAAGAGGCAGAGCGTGATCCAAAGCTGGCTCTGGAATATGCCGGGTTTCCGGCGCTGGAGGGTGACCAGGCTGGACGCAGGGGACAGCCTGCAGGTGTTGAATTCTGTGGCCTATCCCGAATTCAACAACGATCAGCCCCTGATGGGAATCGATCTCCTTTGGTTCGGCACCCGCGGCAAGCTAGTCGCAGTCCTTGATTTTCAGCCACTACTGCAAGATCAAAATTATCTTGACGCCTATTATCAAGGTCTAAAGGATCTTATTTCTCGCCACCCGGATCTTCACGGTGCTGAAGCCATGCGTTCATTTGATCCAAACCAATATTTTTCTCCCTGGCTGCTGTTCTGCCGTGGGGGAGCTGAGGAGGCGCAGGAATCGTTGCCTAGGGCTTTCACTGCCTTTCTCGACTGCTACTGGCAGCTCAGTGCCGAAGCGGGCCAACGCACCTCCATAGTTACAGCAGAAAGGGTTAGGAGCCTGCAAGAGGCATACGATGTCTACAGCGCCGAAAGAGATCCGGCTCACGGCCTGTTTAGCAGCCATTTCGGTAAGGCCTGGTCGGATCGCTTCCTGCACGAGTTCCTCTTCCCCTCAAGCAAGCAGTAA
- a CDS encoding phycobiliprotein lyase, translating into MDQFLAASRGAWLTRRAVHHLDHQDDEFGNSNLVIEPFSAQDPAIEQICLTLKINPELAAGGARFWWESNLKPLARTEDQAAVLIDIPLAGDPSQGFLVRDKGYVEKQPVLSQYTFSSDGVMTVTTRYDSNVGTERCWFVTDQVRMRVSSVQCLDGVTMTTYCTELRCPSDATLQALRESANSLAAGFS; encoded by the coding sequence ATGGACCAGTTCTTGGCGGCCAGTCGAGGGGCCTGGCTGACGCGACGGGCCGTACACCACCTCGACCACCAAGATGATGAATTCGGCAATTCCAACCTTGTTATCGAGCCCTTCTCCGCGCAGGATCCAGCCATCGAGCAGATATGCCTTACTCTAAAAATTAACCCTGAGCTAGCAGCAGGGGGGGCCCGTTTCTGGTGGGAAAGCAATCTAAAACCCCTGGCTAGAACAGAAGACCAAGCGGCTGTATTAATAGATATACCTCTGGCAGGAGATCCCTCTCAGGGTTTTCTGGTCCGTGACAAGGGATACGTGGAAAAACAGCCCGTCCTCAGTCAATACACCTTTTCCTCCGATGGCGTCATGACTGTGACCACGCGCTATGACAGCAATGTCGGCACGGAGCGCTGCTGGTTCGTCACGGATCAGGTGCGCATGCGGGTGAGCTCGGTGCAGTGCCTCGATGGTGTGACGATGACCACCTACTGCACGGAGCTTCGTTGCCCCTCCGACGCAACTTTGCAGGCGCTTCGGGAAAGCGCCAATTCCCTGGCCGCCGGTTTCAGTTAA
- the cpeB gene encoding class 1 C-phycoerythrin subunit beta has translation MLDAFSRAVVSADSKTAPIGGGELAALRNYVAEGNKRLDAVNAITSNASCIVSDAVTGMICENTGLIQAGGNCYPNRRMAACLRDGEIVLRYISYALLAGDASVLDDRCLNGLKETYIALGVPLQSAARAVAIMKASSTAHINETNTSGTNPVETRFRKMETVQGDCSALVAEAATYFDRVISGLS, from the coding sequence ATGCTCGACGCCTTTTCACGCGCTGTCGTCAGCGCAGATTCGAAGACTGCCCCGATTGGAGGCGGTGAGCTCGCTGCTCTCCGTAACTATGTTGCTGAAGGCAATAAGCGTCTTGACGCTGTCAACGCCATCACCAGCAACGCCTCCTGCATCGTTTCAGATGCGGTCACCGGCATGATCTGCGAAAACACTGGCCTTATCCAGGCTGGTGGCAACTGCTATCCCAACCGCCGCATGGCTGCCTGCCTGCGCGACGGTGAAATTGTGCTTCGCTACATCAGCTACGCCCTGCTGGCCGGCGACGCCTCGGTTTTGGACGACCGCTGCCTGAACGGCCTCAAGGAGACCTACATCGCTCTGGGCGTTCCCCTTCAGTCTGCCGCCCGCGCCGTGGCCATCATGAAGGCTTCTTCCACAGCTCACATTAACGAGACAAACACCAGCGGCACCAACCCTGTGGAAACCCGTTTCCGCAAAATGGAAACCGTTCAAGGCGACTGCTCCGCTCTAGTGGCTGAAGCTGCTACCTACTTTGACCGTGTGATCAGCGGCCTCAGCTGA
- the cpeA gene encoding class 1 C-phycoerythrin subunit alpha, with protein sequence MKSVVTTVVTAADAAGRFPSQNDLEAVQGNIQRATARLEAAEKLAAGLDKVTKEAGDACFSKYPYLKQAGEAGENQVKVDKCYRDIAHYLRLINYCLVVGGTGPLDEWGIAGAREVYRTLRLPTAAYVEALTFTRDRACSPRDMSPQALNELKSYLDYAINALS encoded by the coding sequence ATGAAGTCTGTTGTGACCACTGTTGTGACCGCCGCTGATGCCGCTGGTCGCTTCCCCTCCCAGAACGACCTAGAAGCTGTTCAGGGCAACATTCAGCGAGCTACGGCTCGTCTAGAAGCTGCTGAAAAGCTGGCTGCCGGTCTGGACAAAGTGACTAAGGAAGCCGGCGACGCCTGCTTCAGCAAGTACCCCTACCTCAAGCAGGCCGGCGAAGCTGGTGAGAACCAGGTCAAGGTGGACAAGTGCTACCGCGATATCGCTCACTATCTGCGTCTGATCAACTACTGCTTGGTGGTGGGCGGCACTGGCCCTCTTGATGAGTGGGGCATTGCCGGAGCCCGTGAGGTGTACCGCACCCTGCGTCTCCCTACCGCTGCTTACGTGGAAGCGCTCACTTTCACCCGCGATCGGGCTTGCTCCCCTCGTGACATGAGCCCCCAGGCTCTCAATGAGTTGAAGTCGTACCTTGATTACGCAATCAACGCCCTCTCCTGA
- a CDS encoding HEAT repeat domain-containing protein: MSLLIPLPSIEMEALDILFEDLAHPNPYIQSQAFMAMVRDWPQQALPRLLGLLAQPDITLRRASVRGIGAFGSAALLPLADLLLASTDSTIRASCVKAYAQVASNQPGIHFPDSAMQALEEALGDDSPVVAVATVMALGQVGGQAVPLLLRVVGGDNPAQAVAAVNALAQIDDPAIERTLRDLQNQPQLDSYVRETLESALARIRDLQARQPQPG, encoded by the coding sequence ATGAGCCTTCTCATCCCCCTCCCCTCGATAGAAATGGAAGCGTTGGATATCTTGTTTGAGGACCTTGCCCACCCTAATCCTTATATTCAAAGCCAGGCCTTTATGGCTATGGTTAGGGATTGGCCCCAGCAGGCGCTTCCTCGCCTGCTGGGCTTGTTGGCCCAGCCGGACATAACTTTACGCAGGGCGTCTGTTCGGGGCATTGGCGCCTTTGGCTCGGCTGCCTTGCTGCCCTTAGCTGATCTACTCCTGGCCAGCACGGACAGCACTATCCGCGCGAGCTGCGTGAAGGCCTATGCCCAGGTGGCTTCAAACCAGCCTGGGATACATTTCCCCGATTCTGCGATGCAGGCCCTCGAGGAGGCACTTGGCGACGACTCACCGGTTGTGGCTGTAGCTACGGTGATGGCCCTTGGGCAGGTGGGTGGGCAGGCGGTGCCGCTGTTGCTGAGAGTGGTGGGCGGAGATAATCCAGCCCAGGCGGTAGCAGCTGTCAATGCGCTTGCCCAGATTGATGATCCTGCAATTGAACGGACTCTTAGAGATCTGCAGAACCAACCACAGCTAGACAGTTATGTGCGCGAGACGCTTGAATCAGCCCTCGCTCGAATTAGGGACCTGCAAGCCCGCCAACCTCAGCCGGGGTGA
- a CDS encoding HEAT repeat domain-containing protein — protein MEEANILAAELRSQLRQGLVPASDSPAIERMVAGLGDTRGLMRLTFAESLGAVGSAAVPTLCRALRSHDNVTVRRAAAKTLTLIADPSALPVLLETLLSDSDPVVQGSAVGAMAAVGDQALEPLLSVLVHPEASAMQQGLASWGIAFIGARAPEALRQAASSPDARVRAAAIAALGEQIQALEDDQARQLLLTALDDLDSEVRAEAATLMGKLQEPEWACPRLLPLLTDPEEQVRKNAALSLMKLGAKDALPALKASVEQEEQPGVRLVLELAISQLSK, from the coding sequence GTGGAGGAAGCCAACATTCTGGCTGCAGAGCTTCGTTCCCAACTTCGCCAGGGGCTAGTTCCCGCCTCCGATAGCCCAGCAATTGAGCGCATGGTTGCTGGTCTCGGCGATACCAGAGGCTTAATGCGGCTCACCTTTGCCGAAAGCCTTGGAGCAGTGGGTTCAGCAGCAGTGCCAACACTCTGCCGTGCATTGCGGTCTCACGACAACGTCACCGTTCGCCGCGCTGCAGCGAAAACTCTGACCCTGATTGCGGATCCCTCTGCCTTGCCCGTTTTACTCGAAACCCTGCTCTCAGATTCGGATCCCGTGGTGCAGGGATCAGCTGTCGGAGCGATGGCCGCAGTCGGCGACCAGGCTCTCGAGCCACTCCTCTCAGTGCTGGTTCATCCAGAAGCCTCAGCCATGCAGCAAGGGCTGGCCAGCTGGGGGATCGCTTTTATCGGCGCCAGGGCTCCCGAGGCACTTCGCCAAGCAGCCAGCTCACCTGATGCCAGGGTAAGAGCGGCAGCAATAGCAGCTCTCGGCGAGCAGATCCAGGCTTTGGAGGATGACCAGGCGAGACAGCTGCTTCTAACCGCGCTGGATGACCTGGACTCCGAGGTGAGGGCAGAAGCTGCAACATTGATGGGCAAGCTGCAAGAGCCCGAATGGGCATGCCCGCGCCTGCTCCCGCTGCTCACCGACCCGGAAGAACAGGTCCGCAAAAACGCTGCTCTATCGCTGATGAAGCTAGGGGCCAAGGATGCATTGCCTGCCTTAAAAGCAAGTGTGGAGCAGGAAGAACAACCTGGTGTCAGGTTAGTGCTGGAATTAGCAATCAGTCAGCTGAGCAAGTGA
- a CDS encoding DUF2656 family protein: protein MTRFLLSHNLQVVSENLKGLNSADLAAGLVAHLPTDVHVQALSHPHWLVQVEAELLPIDLANAVLQAWRQLRCSAGAADDACQLLALGGRKDDQAASGALLQRSDWGVDVVETLNAAAFLQSINWELLKQGRAPDGVFELHG from the coding sequence ATGACACGTTTTTTGCTCTCCCACAACCTTCAGGTAGTTTCCGAAAACCTGAAAGGCCTGAACTCCGCCGATCTGGCGGCTGGCCTTGTTGCACACCTACCCACCGATGTCCATGTTCAGGCACTGAGCCACCCCCACTGGTTGGTTCAGGTGGAAGCGGAGCTGCTACCCATCGATCTGGCCAATGCCGTACTCCAGGCCTGGCGTCAGCTCCGCTGCTCTGCAGGCGCTGCAGATGATGCGTGCCAGCTGTTGGCCTTGGGTGGACGCAAGGACGATCAAGCCGCCTCTGGAGCTTTGCTGCAGAGGAGTGACTGGGGGGTCGATGTGGTGGAGACTCTGAACGCTGCCGCTTTCCTTCAGTCGATCAACTGGGAACTGCTCAAGCAGGGGCGTGCTCCTGATGGTGTGTTCGAGCTCCATGGCTGA
- a CDS encoding HEAT repeat domain-containing protein — MTSEDSILASSSNSYDNIHPGLSHHGALAILEQSLDSLDSASDYYMAVAHLVNFPGNKTEEALLRLIETSSSEQAVNLARRKAVEVLGRLGVQRAIPSIGRCLRSNDHYLVENAAWALLQLNCQDVELHQEMCLLLNDPAQSRRVLIQALSGLEVHTALPVLQSLQDEANPGVRGAALAGVAQLSGDSSRLKELEDHLTLPNQMDRQSAIQDLIDCRATYLLPSILKAPVSPVFRLRALRTLWPGQDKAHAGLDLLTCLDSLMWDQPEVLVLAHCYDTEPTTIFLFEEFFGTDFSRCYLALSTLKHRPAEELWPTFWKRWQEDAYNDYGAHYFFIQLLGSVDHWPSAATATIESLLLEAMNSKRPQFSKSKVAACLTLNKHFPDIWCKSVQQFLSSDLTASWELRYAALMGLGSIDIGNNHEIFLLLKNYSSVQDPDPFVDRRRQLLISENRV; from the coding sequence TTGACCTCTGAGGACAGTATTTTGGCCAGCTCCAGCAACAGTTATGACAATATTCATCCAGGCCTCAGCCACCACGGTGCGCTCGCCATTCTTGAGCAATCTCTTGACTCTCTCGATTCTGCTAGCGATTACTACATGGCGGTCGCACATCTCGTAAATTTTCCTGGTAATAAAACGGAGGAGGCTTTATTGAGGCTAATCGAGACTTCTTCGTCCGAACAGGCGGTCAATCTTGCGCGCCGCAAAGCGGTCGAAGTTTTGGGCCGGCTTGGGGTTCAACGGGCCATCCCCAGCATTGGGCGTTGCCTAAGGAGCAATGATCACTATCTCGTTGAAAATGCCGCCTGGGCCCTTCTTCAGCTCAATTGCCAGGATGTTGAACTCCATCAGGAGATGTGCCTGCTACTCAATGATCCAGCCCAGAGCCGCAGGGTTCTTATTCAGGCTCTTTCCGGGTTAGAAGTGCACACGGCCTTGCCCGTGCTTCAATCGCTGCAAGATGAGGCGAATCCAGGGGTTCGAGGGGCTGCTTTAGCCGGGGTTGCACAGCTTAGTGGCGATAGTAGTCGCCTTAAAGAGTTGGAAGACCACCTGACCCTGCCGAACCAAATGGATCGGCAGTCGGCAATTCAGGATTTAATTGACTGTCGGGCTACGTATCTATTGCCCTCGATCCTCAAGGCGCCCGTGTCCCCTGTGTTCAGGTTGCGCGCTCTGCGGACACTCTGGCCGGGCCAAGACAAAGCACACGCAGGCCTCGACCTGCTTACTTGTTTGGATTCGCTTATGTGGGATCAGCCAGAAGTTTTGGTCTTGGCGCACTGTTACGACACTGAACCCACCACGATATTTCTATTTGAGGAATTTTTTGGTACTGACTTTAGCCGTTGCTACCTAGCATTGTCCACATTGAAGCATAGGCCAGCAGAGGAGCTCTGGCCTACTTTCTGGAAGCGATGGCAGGAGGATGCTTATAATGATTATGGTGCACACTATTTCTTCATTCAGCTTCTTGGCAGTGTGGACCACTGGCCTTCCGCTGCCACCGCCACCATTGAGTCGCTTCTGCTGGAAGCCATGAACAGCAAGCGACCGCAATTCAGCAAGTCAAAAGTGGCTGCTTGTCTGACATTGAATAAACATTTTCCTGATATATGGTGTAAAAGTGTGCAGCAGTTTTTGTCTTCCGACCTCACAGCAAGCTGGGAGCTGCGTTATGCTGCATTGATGGGCCTTGGTTCAATTGATATTGGGAATAATCATGAAATATTTTTGCTCTTAAAGAACTATTCATCCGTTCAGGATCCTGATCCTTTTGTAGATCGTAGACGTCAATTGCTAATTTCCGAAAACCGTGTCTGA
- a CDS encoding chromophore lyase CpcT/CpeT, which produces MPNNALRFAKILAGHYSNSAQSQHDPVNFAHINIYFRPLPWGVFQGPGFYSEQSYGHDPWRPYRQGVHRLISTEKVQIVENYGFDEPIRLAGAGFTPELLKLINIKRLKQRCGCAMHFHETTPGCFSGLVEPGQKCLVPRDGRPTYLVSEVLVDHENWISRDQGFDPATDALQWGSEHGALRFKRIASYENEVAAEWRNITNDQGGQPTHIG; this is translated from the coding sequence GTGCCAAACAATGCCCTGAGATTTGCAAAAATACTGGCTGGCCATTACAGCAATTCTGCTCAATCTCAACACGACCCAGTAAATTTTGCACATATTAACATCTATTTCCGCCCTCTGCCATGGGGAGTATTTCAAGGCCCTGGCTTTTACTCTGAGCAGAGTTATGGGCACGACCCTTGGCGACCCTACAGGCAAGGCGTACATCGACTGATCTCAACTGAGAAGGTGCAAATTGTTGAAAATTATGGATTCGACGAACCGATTCGATTAGCTGGAGCAGGCTTCACGCCTGAACTTCTCAAGCTCATTAATATTAAACGCCTTAAACAGCGCTGTGGTTGTGCGATGCATTTCCACGAAACGACACCGGGTTGCTTCAGCGGATTGGTAGAGCCTGGTCAAAAATGCCTAGTACCTCGCGATGGGCGGCCTACCTATCTAGTGAGTGAGGTATTAGTTGATCACGAAAACTGGATTAGTAGAGATCAGGGCTTTGATCCAGCCACAGATGCTTTACAATGGGGCTCCGAACATGGAGCGCTTCGATTTAAACGAATAGCTAGCTATGAAAATGAAGTAGCAGCTGAGTGGAGAAATATAACGAATGATCAGGGGGGTCAACCTACGCATATTGGATAG
- a CDS encoding phycobiliprotein lyase, with amino-acid sequence MQLESFVARSLGRWRSMRSGHSLAFQQFEDVRSSVLIESIEPQDPLVLNLLKDCTIRDAKPIHPFRMEWNAESDWEPDDPSAITAGSCILVPIPTDNRKGILLRSVGYAEAEQAVSNYTFLEDDTFILSTQYGQSIAEERIWFVSENVRCRSSVLRTSAGSGILQTSFASEIRRLDSFS; translated from the coding sequence ATGCAGCTGGAATCCTTTGTAGCTCGTAGCCTGGGCCGCTGGCGATCAATGCGAAGTGGGCATTCTCTTGCTTTTCAGCAATTTGAGGATGTTCGCAGTTCAGTCTTGATAGAGTCAATTGAACCCCAAGATCCATTGGTTCTTAATCTGCTCAAGGATTGCACAATACGCGATGCAAAACCTATTCATCCATTTAGAATGGAATGGAATGCCGAAAGCGACTGGGAACCAGATGACCCCAGCGCAATAACAGCAGGATCATGCATTCTCGTTCCAATACCAACTGATAATCGAAAGGGAATCTTGCTGCGAAGCGTTGGATACGCAGAAGCCGAGCAGGCAGTCTCTAACTACACATTTTTAGAAGATGACACTTTTATACTAAGTACACAATACGGCCAATCCATTGCAGAGGAAAGGATCTGGTTCGTATCTGAGAATGTACGCTGCCGCTCGTCAGTGCTACGAACTTCAGCAGGTTCAGGGATACTGCAAACCTCCTTCGCATCTGAAATCCGACGATTAGATTCCTTCAGCTAA